The genomic DNA TCTTTAGGTGGCGGAGCGAAAGATTTAGAAGTGCATATTATTCCAACGACGAATCAAACAATGCTTGTCATCCATCTCATTGTTGATACTAAAGATGCTATGGGGGCAAATGCCGTTAACACGATGGCTGAATCCGTTACGCCGACGATTGAATCCATTACAGGTGGCCAAGTTGTACTAAGGATCATTTCCAACTTAGCTGATCGTCGATTAGTTCGTGCAAGAGCGGTATTTTCGGCAGAAGCACTTGGTGGTAAAAAAATCGTGGAAAACATTGTAAGCGCTTTCGAGTTTGCGGACTTTGATCCCTATCGTGCCGCAACTCATAACAAAGGAATCATGAATGGGATTTCGGCAGTTGTATTGGCTACAGGAAATGATACACGCGCGGTTGAAGCAGGAGCGCATGCATACGCATCTATTTCCGGACTCTATAAGTCTTTAACAAAGTGGGAAATAAATGCTGACGGCAACTTATCAGGGTCTATTGAACTTCCAATGGCTGTTGGTATTGTTGGCGGTGCAACGAAAACCCACCCTGTCGCACAGGCTTCCTTAAAAATAATGGACGTACATTCTGCAACAGAACTTGCAGGTTGTATTGCTGCAGCAGGTCTAGCACAAAATGCCGCCGCTTTGCGTGCTTTATCTGCAGAAGGCATTCAAAGAGGTCACATGTCTCTTCATGCGAGAAATTTAGCTGTTATGGCTGGTGCCGATAAGTCAGAAGTCGACCGGATTGTAGCCCAAGCTGTAGCAGAAAAAGACCTTCGTTATGATCGTATTTTGGAAATCACTAAAGCCATTCAAAGAGGTGAATAAATTGTCTAGTAAGCAACCACAGCCGAATGGAACTTCGAATAACGAGTCCACTCACAAAAAGTACTTAGAAATATTAGGCGATACGATTGCACCTAATCAGTTACTCCTATCCATTCTAATCAATATTGCCGTCAGTTTAGGCGCCTATAATGTAGGTCTTCGGTTTTTCCCATCGATCGCCAGCGAGAATATGGTAGCTTCTTATTCCTTGCTTCTTGGTATTACGGGGACTGTCCTATCTCTACTATTCTGTTCGTTTGTATTTAAGCCTAAACGAGTATTAATCGAAGAAGAAACTTCAGTTGAAAGCATGAAAGAAATTTTCGAGGATTTACAATTGGATGTGCAGGAAGAATTGGCTTTAATCGAAAATGACCCTATCACAAGAAAAGAGTTAGAGGACCTTGGTGTGCTAGAGCATTTCAGAGCTCTTGGAGGTGAACAGAAAAAATGAGTTTACTCGTAACCGCCATTTTATTTGCTTTAATTGGAGCGATTGTTTTTTCATTGATTGGATTAATTTCCGGGACAGACGAAACAGCAATCATGGTGCCACTTACTTTATTAGTCATCTTATTGGGCGCTCCGCCAGCAGCTGTTTTTTCGTTTTTCATGGCTGCTGTTCTCGCAAAACATCTAACGCATGCTGTTCCAACGGCATTGATGGGGATTCCGGGTGACACAACTGCAGTCCCATTATTGGACCACGCGACAACATTAAGAAGAATGGGGATGCCCCATGTTGCCCTAAGAAAGATGATTTCTGGCGGCATTATCGGCGCTTTCATCGCCCTACCAACGGCGGTGTTATTAGGACAATTTCTCGGTCAGTTTGCTGATTTCTTCAAATCATCGGCCGGAATAATATTCACGCTCGCGGCTTTATTAATTGCCTATTTCTCAAAAGGTAAATGGGTTAGCGTATTAATGATTATTCCTTTTGCTTTCTTTATTAAAAGCTTGGACTTGATGAGCTTTACGCTATTAGATAAACATTTATCGATCAGTTTCTTCCTAGGAATAGCAGTTGGCCCTATGTTTGCTGATCTTTTATTTGCTACGTCATCCAGCGCTAAACGCGCACTTGAAAGAAGCAAGCCTAAGGAGTACCATCTAGCTCCTGAAACGAAGGCATGGAAGGGGTATTTTCCCAACCCGTTGAAAATACTCACAGGCAGACAAAAGTTTTTCACAGCAATTACGACATTTATTTCCTCCTTAACATTTGTTTTTAGCCCGGTCGGTATGACATCTTTAATGGGCGAAGTTGTAGGATCACGCACAAAAGGTGCTTATAAAAAATCAACAACGAGTTTAACTGTCATGAATGGTGTGACGGAATCTACTTATATCGCAGAAGCGATTATTCCGTTAATTGCTTTCGGGATTCCATTAAGCCCTGTCGCATTAGGCCCAGCTTCCCCATTGTTCAATGCACCACCCGTTTTCACTGTGGAGCCTGTCAAGAACTTGCATACGTACTTGACATCATGGGATTTCTTCCTGTACGGCGCAATCGGTCTGATCGTTGCTTCACTCATTGCTTATCCTTTCTCTATGAACTATGCACGAAAAGCTTCTGTCATTGTCATGAAATTTGTGAGCCAAGAAGCCATTGTTGCCATGTTCATCGGATTGGCTTGTTTGCTTGCTTTTCATGAAGCACAATTTGTCGGTATTGCTCTGACATTTACAGTAGCAGCTGTTGGTGGTCTGTTAAATCGTATTCTTGGTATTGGAGCAGGTGTACAGTTTATGGTGTTCTACGCTTCGGCTTGGATTATGACGGCCTTATTCGGTTTTTAAGAGAAAGGAGATTATCATTACATGACGGTACGTAGATTCCCTACTAGCGTG from Sporosarcina sp. FSL K6-1522 includes the following:
- a CDS encoding hydroxymethylglutaryl-CoA reductase, degradative, whose amino-acid sequence is MTSTRIPGFYRLSTKERFDIVTKGRDLSEDEVTYLSGDQALSMDLADSMIENVVGQISIPVGIATNFKVNGKDTFIPMATEEPSVVAAASNAAKAAYEHGGFFTSMSGTIMRGQIQVLNVADPYAARAKIFEHKDEILNHCNEKDPTLVSLGGGAKDLEVHIIPTTNQTMLVIHLIVDTKDAMGANAVNTMAESVTPTIESITGGQVVLRIISNLADRRLVRARAVFSAEALGGKKIVENIVSAFEFADFDPYRAATHNKGIMNGISAVVLATGNDTRAVEAGAHAYASISGLYKSLTKWEINADGNLSGSIELPMAVGIVGGATKTHPVAQASLKIMDVHSATELAGCIAAAGLAQNAAALRALSAEGIQRGHMSLHARNLAVMAGADKSEVDRIVAQAVAEKDLRYDRILEITKAIQRGE
- a CDS encoding tripartite tricarboxylate transporter permease — its product is MSLLVTAILFALIGAIVFSLIGLISGTDETAIMVPLTLLVILLGAPPAAVFSFFMAAVLAKHLTHAVPTALMGIPGDTTAVPLLDHATTLRRMGMPHVALRKMISGGIIGAFIALPTAVLLGQFLGQFADFFKSSAGIIFTLAALLIAYFSKGKWVSVLMIIPFAFFIKSLDLMSFTLLDKHLSISFFLGIAVGPMFADLLFATSSSAKRALERSKPKEYHLAPETKAWKGYFPNPLKILTGRQKFFTAITTFISSLTFVFSPVGMTSLMGEVVGSRTKGAYKKSTTSLTVMNGVTESTYIAEAIIPLIAFGIPLSPVALGPASPLFNAPPVFTVEPVKNLHTYLTSWDFFLYGAIGLIVASLIAYPFSMNYARKASVIVMKFVSQEAIVAMFIGLACLLAFHEAQFVGIALTFTVAAVGGLLNRILGIGAGVQFMVFYASAWIMTALFGF